A genomic stretch from Fusarium musae strain F31 chromosome 9, whole genome shotgun sequence includes:
- a CDS encoding hypothetical protein (EggNog:ENOG41), protein MGFNFKRVVDFIAPSADKEDDGRDKWPSRAAFVLAAMGGAVGLGNLLRYPSVVFANNGLQWFIPYLIALFFLGIPVLCLEICIGQAYRGSVVVAFNGINKHTKGVGLAVIMNGFIVATYYVPILAWIMHYFRCSFESPLPWTGRGQEFYMQDAIANDDPIVPEGSGYVEYPGTGFVGETVGWAAFMWVLVWLCMFKGVGTTGRVVYFTMGLPVIMIIIILGRSVSLPDASTGIKYYFGEWNGEKLGSGGIWQAACGQIFFSIGVGFGYFTSYASYNSKHANAVQETLIIAICNSLYEVVGGFAVFGVIGFLGYSPDDSSISLSTFTVGFLTYPLALAEMPGANVWAVLFFLTLAVLGLSSAFALSESLVTLICDCGLGRKFSRVLITTVIILLSFLLSLI, encoded by the exons ATGGGGTTCAACTTCAAAAGAGTGGTCGACTTTATCGCGCCTAGCGCAGATAAGGAAGACGATGGCCGTGATAAATGGCCCTCGCGCGCAGCCTTTGTGCTCGCTGCCATG GGCGGTGCTGTTGGCCTCGGCAATCTTCTCCGCTATCCCTCCGTCGTCTTCGCCAACAATGGTCTTCAATGGTTCATTCCGTATCTCATcgccctcttcttcctcggaaTCCCAGTTCTGTGCCTCGAGATCTGCATCGGCCAAGCCTACCGCGGCAGTGTCGTTGTCGCCTTCAATGGGATCAATAAGCATACCAAGGGTGTCGGCTTGGCCGTCATCATGAACGGATTTATCGTTGCTACTTACTACGTCCCTATCTTGGCCTGGATCATGCATTATTTTCGATGCTCTTTCGAGAGCCCTCTTCCCTGGACCGGTCGCGGACAGGAATTCTACATGCAGGATGCTATCGCCAATGATGACCCCATTGTTCCCGAGGGTTCTGGATATGTTGAGTATCCTGGCACTGGCTTTGTCGGCGAGACTGTCGGCTGGGCTGCCTTTATGTGGGTGCTCGTGTGGCTGTGCATGTTCAAAGGCGTTGGGACAACCGGCAGGGTTGTCTACTTCACGATGGGTCTGCCCgtcatcatgatcatcatcatccttggccGATCAGTTTCTCTCCCAGATGCCTCGACTGgcattaagtattattttggTGAGTGGAATGGTGAGAAACTCGGCAGTGGCGGTATTTGGCAAGCAGCTTGCGGACAGATCTTTTTCTCCATCGGCGTGGGCTTTGGATATTTCACCTCCTATGCTTCCTACAACAGCAAGCATGCAAACGCCGTGCAGGAAACTCTGATTATCGCAATCTGCAACTCTCTATATGAAGTTGTTGGTGGCTTTGCCGTTTTTGGTGTCATTGGTTTCTTGGGTTACTCTCCTGACGACTCGTCCATCTCGCTGAGTACTTTTACCGTTGGCTTCTTGACTTACCCCCTTGCATTGGCGGAAATGCCGGGTGCCAACGTCTGGGCTGTTCTATTTTTCCTCACGCTGGCTGTTCTTGGCCTCAGCTCCGCGTTTGCTCTCAGCGAATCCCTTGTCACGCTCATCTGCGACTGTGGACTGGGTCGCAAGTTCTCGAGAGTACTGATCACCACTgtcatcattcttctttccttcctcctctcccttaTATAA
- a CDS encoding hypothetical protein (EggNog:ENOG41): MPSRIVIVGAGFAGVWSALSAQRLINLNSKKQDIQVLVIAPEQALILRPRLYELNPSMMKQPLGPLFTHAGIEFFQGIVETIDTNSQTVHVKSASGDKSDITYDRLVLAAGSTVTRPKSITGLEEYGFDIDSIAAATKLESHIKNLEFLPVSKARNTVVVCGGGFTGIEIATELPNMLKHIKKPRIVLVESALVVGPELGEGPRPIIMKALESLGVELKLGASVTSIDPSGVSLSSEERIEAMTVIWTAGVRATSLAQQIPGQKDTLSRLCVDQNLRVPGCPCVFATGDAAHAATDTKGNVTMPSCQHAVVLGRFSGHNAAADLVGEPTIPYSQPGYGTCLDLGPWGALLANGWEREVTVTGQIAKQVKRYVNQKIIILPDTAKEALYAADPASYDSESRLKRVLGVLGWTLRNY; encoded by the coding sequence ATGCCAAGCAGAATTGTAATTGTGGGTGCTGGTTTCGCCGGAGTTTGGAGTGCCCTCTCCGCCCAAcgtctcatcaacctcaataGCAAAAAGCAAGACATTCAAGTTCTCGTCATCGCCCCCGAACAAGCACTGATCCTCCGTCCTCGTCTATACGAACTCAATCCCTCGATGATGAAACAACCCCTCGGGCCACTTTTTACACATGCCGGTATTGAGTTCTTCCAAGGAATCGTGGAGACAATCGACACAAACTCACAGACAGTTCATGTCAAATCCGCATCTGGTGACAAATCTGATATTACTTACGATCGGCTCGTGCTTGCAGCTGGGAGCACAGTTACCCGACCCAAGAGTATTACCGGGCTTGAGGAGTATGGCTTTGACATTGATTCAATCGCCGCTGCAACCAAGCTTGAGTCTCATATCAAGAATCTGGAATTCCTTCCCGTCAGCAAAGCCCGCAACACTGTGGTTGTCTGTGGCGGTGGCTTCACTGGTATTGAGATTGCGACAGAGCTACCCAACATGCTCAAGCACATTAAGAAACCGCGCATTGTACTCGTTGAAAGTGCCTTAGTCGTTGGGCCTGAACTTGGAGAAGGGCCGCGTCCTATTATCATGAAAGCTCTCGAAAGCCTCGGTGTTGAGCTCAAGCTCGGTGCTTCTGTTACTTCAATTGACCCAAGTGGCGTCAGTCTTTCGTCAGAAGAGCGGATTGAAGCGATGACTGTCATCTGGACCGCTGGCGTGCGAGCAACGTCCCTCGCACAACAAATTCCTGGGCAGAAGGATACGCTCTCCCGACTTTGCGTCGACCAAAATCTCCGTGTCCCTGGCTGTCCTTGCGTATTTGCAACCGGTGACGCCGCCCATGCCGCCACTGATACTAAAGGCAATGTCACCATGCCCTCATGCCAACACGCCGTTGTCCTCGGTCGTTTCTCAGGACACAACGCAGCAGCAGACCTCGTCGGCGAACCAACCATTCCGTATTCTCAACCTGGATACGGCACttgccttgatcttgggcCTTGGGGTGCGCTGTTAGCTAATGGCTGGGAAAGGGAGGTCACAGTGACCGGTCAGATCGCGAAGCAGGTGAAGAGATACGTCAACCAGAAAATTATCATACTTCCGGATACCGCTAAGGAGGCCCTATATGCTGCAGATCCAGCTTCTTATGACTCTGAAAGTCGTCTTAAGCGTGTGCTCGGTGTGCTGGGGTGGACATTGCGCAACTAC
- a CDS encoding hypothetical protein (EggNog:ENOG41): MPLTNLPFTVPIEPIGTPKVGHGGYVGFNPHSEVLPAGWKHESPQARSLPSPVLVEHDVAFKMRDGVTLYADVYRPPNTDEPVPAIICWSPFGKKFNGILSLELMVPWNLGIASQTLSGLEKFEAPDPADWVPRGYAVVNIDSRGSGDSEGTLVIMGTQEAEDGYDTIESIAKLPWCNGSVGLAGNSHLAIVQWFIAALNPPSLKAIAPWEGCGDLYREQFARGGIYAGDLFDKLIVKYMMQGHSGIESFREMFKQHPLANEWWNDKRPDMKKINIPTYITGTWTNTMHGMGAIRGWLEVDTPHKWLRFHPWQEWYDIWGNEQARTELLDFFDYFLKGKDNGWDKVPKVRTAVLRFGKKEPQSYENIVEDNFPIPRTDYKKLYFTQDNKLSLDQPAERSVVSYNSETEDQVSFTYRFDKTTRLVGLPKAVLYMSCPDYDDMDVYVTLEKLDSNDEVMMNLNIPWKGIPKQSFEEMTPQEKIEVVVYRGPMGVLRASHREIDESKSMHPHWPFHPHEKVEKITPGDVVRLDIGIWAMGIEYEAGESLRAVVCGRNIGVSNFGSLEHLDNHGKHEVHVGGDHASHVILPFV, from the coding sequence ATGCCTCTCACAAACCTCCCCTTCACAGTCCCAATTGAGCCTATCGGCACTCCTAAAGTCGGTCATGGCGGCTATGTCGGATTCAACCCTCACTCAGAAGTCCTCCCAGCAGGTTGGAAACACGAGAGTCCTCAGGCACGATCATTACCTTCGCCTGTTCTCGTAGAACATGATGTAGCGTTCAAGATGCGCGATGGTGTTACGCTATACGCTGATGTGTACCGTCCACCGAACACGGATGAGCCTGTTCCTGCTATTATCTGCTGGTCACCTTTTGGAAAAAAGTTCAATGGCATTTTGTCTCTAGAACTCATGGTTCCTTGGAATCTGGGTATTGCATCGCAGACACTTTCTGGACtggagaagtttgaggcGCCTGATCCTGCTGATTGGGTTCCTCGCGGTTACGCTGTTGTCAATATTGATTCTCGTGGATCAGGCGATAGTGAGGGAACCTTGGTCATCATGGGAACTCAAGAAGCCGAAGATGGCTACGACACTATTGAGAGCATCGCCAAACTCCCATGGTGCAATGGTTCTGTTGGTCTAGCGGGAAATTCTCATCTAGCTATTGTTCAATGGTTCATCGCAGCACTGAACCCACCCAGTCTCAAAGCTATTGCTCCCTGGGAGGGCTGCGGCGACTTATACCGCGAGCAATTTGCCCGTGGTGGCATTTACGCAGGCGATCTATTTGACAAACTCATCGTGAAGTATATGATGCAAGGCCACAGCGGCATTGAGAGCTTCCGAGAAATGTTCAAACAACATCCCCTTGCGAATGAGTGGTGGAACGACAAGCGCCCCGacatgaagaagatcaacatcCCCACTTACATCACCGGTACATGGACCAACACAATGCACGGCATGGGCGCTATTCGAGGCTGGCTCGAAGTTGACACACCACACAAGTGGCTTCGCTTCCACCCTTGGCAAGAGTGGTATGACATTTGGGGCAACGAGCAAGCGAGGACTGAGTTGCTTGACTTTTTTGACTACttcctcaagggcaaggacaaCGGCTGGGACAAAGTACCAAAGGTCCGCACGGCTGTTCTGCGCTTTGGTAAGAAGGAACCTCAGTCATACGAGAATATCGTCGAGGACAATTTCCCCATTCCTAGAACAGATTACAAGAAACTGTATTTTACGCAGGACAACAAACTCTCTCTCGATCAGCCAGCCGAGAGATCAGTGGTCAGTTACAACTCCGAAACCGAGGATCAGGTCAGTTTCACATATCGCTTCGACAAAACAACAAGATTAGTCGGTCTCCCCAAGGCAGTTCTCTACATGTCCTGCCCCGACTACGACGACATGGACGTCTATGTCACCCTCGAGAAACTCGATTCCAACGACGAAGTCATGATGAACCTCAACATCCCATGGAAGGGTATCCCCAAACAATCCTTCGAAGAAATGACCCCCCAAGAAAAGATAGAAGTCGTTGTGTATCGCGGTCCAATGGGTGTGCTCCGAGCATCGCATCGTGAGATCGATGAGAGCAAGAGTATGCATCCGCACTGGCCCTTCCATCCTCATGAGAAAGTTGAGAAGATTACTCCTGGGGATGTTGTGAGACTTGATATTGGTATTTGGGCTATGGGTATCGAGTATGAGGCTGGTGAGTCGCTTAGAGCTGTTGTTTGTGGGAGGAATATCGGTGTGAGTAATTTTGGAAGTCTGGAGCATCTGGATAATCATGGGAAACACGAGGTTCATGTTGGTGGAGATCATGCGAGCCATGTTATTCTGCCATTCGTTTAG